The following coding sequences lie in one Methylotuvimicrobium alcaliphilum 20Z genomic window:
- the ilvD gene encoding dihydroxy-acid dehydratase, whose translation MANSGDKSARRFSSQVVDGMERAPSRAMLHAVGFKNEDFKKPQIGVASTWSMVTPCNMHINRLADDAARGVDKSGGKAVIFNTITISDGISMGTEGMKYSLVSREVIADSIETVVGCQGFDGVVAIGGCDKNMPGCMIALSRLNRPAIFVYGGTILPGCHKDKKLDVVSVFEAVGARANNKIDDEELAQIEAKAIPGAGSCGGMYTANTMASAIEALGMSLPNSSAQAAVSEDKRLDCERAGAAVLELLAKDIKPRDIMTKEAFENAITIVIALGGSTNSVLHLIAMANATGVDVTLDDFTRIGKNVPMLADLKPSGKYQMAELIEIGGIQPLMKALLDRGLLHGDCLTVTGKTLAENLADVQPYPEGQDMIHSFDNPIKKDSHLVVLYGNLAPEGAVAKITGKEGLLFTGKAKVFDAEEQALQSILNGDIVKGDVIVIRYEGPKGGPGMREMLSPTSAVMGKGLGKDVALITDGRFSGGTHGFVVGHITPEAFTGGPLAIVQDGDSITIDAENNELTLHINEHEMNRRMEKWQQPAPKYTRGVLAKFAKLTSSASKGAVTDNLD comes from the coding sequence ATGGCAAATTCAGGTGACAAATCCGCAAGACGCTTTTCATCACAAGTCGTTGACGGCATGGAGCGCGCGCCAAGCCGCGCAATGTTGCATGCAGTCGGCTTCAAAAATGAAGACTTCAAAAAACCGCAAATCGGCGTCGCTTCAACTTGGAGCATGGTAACCCCCTGTAACATGCACATTAATCGGCTCGCCGACGATGCCGCGCGAGGCGTCGACAAATCCGGCGGCAAAGCGGTTATTTTCAATACCATCACAATCTCCGACGGTATTTCGATGGGTACCGAAGGCATGAAATACTCGCTGGTTTCCCGTGAAGTCATTGCCGACTCGATTGAAACGGTGGTCGGCTGCCAGGGTTTCGACGGCGTCGTTGCGATCGGCGGTTGCGATAAAAACATGCCCGGCTGCATGATCGCATTATCGCGCCTAAACCGCCCGGCTATTTTCGTTTATGGCGGTACGATTCTCCCGGGATGCCATAAAGATAAAAAACTCGATGTCGTCTCGGTTTTCGAAGCGGTCGGCGCTCGCGCAAACAATAAAATCGACGACGAAGAACTCGCTCAAATCGAAGCGAAAGCAATACCCGGCGCGGGCTCCTGCGGCGGCATGTACACCGCGAACACGATGGCTTCGGCGATCGAAGCGCTAGGCATGAGTTTACCGAACAGCTCGGCGCAAGCCGCAGTTTCCGAAGACAAACGCCTCGACTGCGAACGCGCCGGCGCGGCCGTGCTCGAATTGCTCGCTAAAGACATCAAACCGCGCGACATCATGACCAAAGAAGCCTTCGAAAATGCGATCACTATCGTTATCGCACTCGGCGGCTCGACTAATTCGGTGCTACATTTGATCGCAATGGCCAATGCAACCGGCGTCGATGTTACGCTCGACGATTTCACCCGCATCGGCAAAAACGTTCCGATGCTGGCCGACCTGAAGCCGAGCGGAAAATATCAAATGGCCGAGCTGATTGAAATCGGCGGCATTCAACCGCTGATGAAAGCCCTACTGGACCGCGGTTTACTGCACGGCGATTGCTTGACTGTCACCGGCAAAACGCTGGCCGAGAATCTTGCCGACGTACAACCGTATCCTGAAGGTCAGGACATGATCCATTCCTTCGACAACCCTATTAAAAAAGACAGTCATTTGGTTGTTTTATACGGCAATCTGGCTCCGGAAGGCGCGGTTGCGAAAATCACCGGCAAGGAAGGTTTATTGTTTACCGGCAAAGCGAAAGTATTCGATGCCGAAGAGCAGGCATTGCAAAGCATTTTGAATGGCGACATCGTCAAAGGCGACGTCATCGTGATTCGTTACGAAGGCCCGAAAGGCGGCCCCGGTATGCGCGAAATGTTGTCGCCAACTTCGGCTGTCATGGGCAAAGGGCTAGGCAAAGACGTCGCCTTGATCACCGACGGACGGTTTTCAGGCGGCACGCACGGCTTCGTGGTCGGACATATCACCCCTGAGGCCTTCACCGGCGGTCCGCTAGCCATCGTTCAAGACGGCGATTCCATTACGATCGATGCTGAAAACAACGAATTGACGCTACATATCAACGAGCACGAAATGAACCGCCGCATGGAAAAATGGCAACAACCGGCTCCAAAATACACGCGCGGCGTATTAGCGAAATTTGCCAAATTGACCAGTTCGGCTTCGAAAGGCGCCGTCACCGACAATTTAGATTGA
- the grxD gene encoding Grx4 family monothiol glutaredoxin: MDVISRIKDQIENNPVVLYMKGTPDFPQCGFSGRSVQVLRACKADFTFVNIFEDPELREALKEYSSWPTYPQLYIKGQLVGGCDIILDLYNTGELVKLLQDAEAISA, translated from the coding sequence ATGGATGTAATAAGCAGAATTAAAGATCAGATTGAAAATAATCCGGTAGTACTCTACATGAAAGGTACTCCCGATTTTCCACAATGCGGATTTTCCGGTCGCTCGGTGCAAGTATTGCGCGCCTGCAAGGCCGATTTCACGTTTGTTAATATTTTCGAAGACCCTGAACTCAGGGAAGCGTTGAAAGAATATTCCAGTTGGCCGACTTATCCTCAGCTTTATATCAAAGGCCAATTAGTTGGCGGTTGCGATATCATTCTCGATTTATATAACACGGGTGAGTTAGTCAAGTTGTTGCAGGATGCTGAAGCCATTAGCGCTTAA
- a CDS encoding TIGR04211 family SH3 domain-containing protein: MKKLVYAIILSAIVINAAQAKTVYVTDDLELTLRVAENERSKILRMLRSGTPLTLIEDLSSGYSYVRTNKGIEGYILTRFLKTSPPDSHLLEQANKKIEQLQNDNAGLTSELTSLQETVKSSETLMAERNQLMMELAEIKQISSSAIDIKNQRDQFQERVVSAERELQQLKRENQALRDNAHQDWFLYGGILALGGVLLGFILPKLSLGRRTSSWDTF, from the coding sequence GTGAAAAAATTAGTATACGCTATCATTCTCTCCGCAATCGTTATCAATGCTGCTCAAGCAAAAACCGTTTATGTGACCGACGACTTAGAATTAACTCTCAGAGTCGCCGAAAACGAACGCAGTAAAATTTTGCGAATGCTTCGCTCCGGCACGCCGTTGACACTGATCGAAGACCTCAGCTCTGGGTATTCTTATGTTAGAACAAATAAAGGTATCGAAGGCTACATTTTAACTCGTTTTTTAAAAACTTCGCCGCCCGACAGTCATCTACTTGAACAAGCAAATAAAAAAATCGAACAACTTCAAAATGATAATGCCGGACTGACATCCGAGTTAACCTCATTGCAAGAGACCGTTAAATCTAGCGAGACATTAATGGCCGAACGCAACCAATTGATGATGGAACTTGCCGAAATTAAACAAATCTCGTCAAGCGCTATCGACATTAAAAACCAACGCGATCAATTTCAAGAACGCGTCGTTTCAGCCGAACGCGAGTTACAGCAACTTAAACGAGAAAACCAAGCCTTACGCGATAACGCTCATCAAGACTGGTTTCTCTATGGCGGAATACTCGCATTAGGAGGCGTTTTACTCGGTTTTATATTACCGAAACTAAGCCTAGGACGACGAACCAGCAGTTGGGATACGTTTTAA
- the argF gene encoding ornithine carbamoyltransferase, whose product MNPRHFISLNDLTSTEFRTLIDRAIELKKYRDPNYQPLKGKVLAMIFEKSSTRTRISFETGMIHLGGSALFLSPRDTQLGRGEPLQDSAKVISSMVDGIMLRTFKHETVTTIAKYSSVPVINGLTDLLHPCQLLADMQTYFEYRGDIEGKTVTWIGDGNNMCHSYINAAKLLNFKLHIACPQGYEPNPAIVETGRSHIEFFNSPEEAAEASDLIVTDVWASMGHEEEQKQREIAFKDYQVSERVMNAANQDALFMHCLPAHRNEEVAAEVIDGPQSVVFPEAENRLHAQKALLELLMSDK is encoded by the coding sequence ATGAACCCTAGACACTTTATTAGCCTAAATGATCTAACTTCGACCGAATTTCGAACCTTAATCGATCGGGCAATCGAGCTAAAAAAATATCGTGATCCGAACTATCAACCTTTAAAAGGTAAAGTTCTTGCCATGATTTTTGAAAAATCCTCGACACGAACTCGTATCTCGTTCGAAACCGGCATGATCCACTTGGGCGGTTCGGCTTTATTTCTATCGCCGCGCGACACGCAACTTGGCCGCGGCGAACCTTTGCAAGACAGCGCAAAAGTCATCTCAAGCATGGTCGACGGCATCATGTTGAGAACTTTTAAACATGAAACGGTCACCACGATCGCAAAATACTCCAGCGTACCGGTCATCAATGGCCTTACCGATCTTCTACACCCTTGCCAGCTACTTGCCGATATGCAAACTTATTTCGAATATCGCGGCGACATAGAAGGTAAGACCGTTACCTGGATTGGGGACGGCAATAACATGTGCCACTCCTATATAAACGCTGCAAAGTTATTGAATTTTAAATTACATATTGCCTGCCCGCAGGGCTATGAACCGAACCCGGCAATAGTAGAAACCGGACGGTCGCACATTGAGTTTTTTAATTCTCCAGAAGAAGCGGCAGAAGCTTCAGACTTGATTGTTACCGATGTTTGGGCCAGCATGGGCCACGAAGAAGAACAAAAACAACGCGAAATAGCTTTCAAAGATTATCAAGTCAGCGAACGAGTCATGAATGCGGCAAACCAAGACGCACTTTTCATGCATTGCCTCCCCGCACATCGAAACGAAGAAGTCGCAGCCGAAGTCATCGATGGTCCTCAAAGCGTCGTCTTCCCCGAAGCGGAAAATCGTCTACACGCACAAAAGGCTTTGCTGGAATTATTAATGAGTGACAAGTAA
- a CDS encoding acetylornithine transaminase, with translation MTGHIMPTYGRLSISLDRGEGAWLWDQQGNCYLDALSGIAVCNLGHAHPSIHKAICEQSAKLVHTSNLYRIDLQEQLADRLTALSGMDNAFFCNSGAEANEAAIKIARRYGHQKDIENPAIIVMEKSFHGRTLATLSATGNTKIQQGFAPLVEGFIRVPYNDITAIKNALQQHSNVVAILIEPIQGEGGVNIPAPDYLNNIRTLCDRHDLLMMLDEIQTGIGRTGKFLAYQHNDILPDVCTLAKALANGVPIGACLARGKAEQILTPGTHGSTFGGNPLACSAALAVLNELNDGHLIEQAEIKGRMIASKLDELLVGNNKIVEIRHKGLMIGVELSVPCGELVSNALSKGLLINVTNEKTIRLLPPLIIDAQQIERLVETLTAVIQEFTEKHQANEP, from the coding sequence ATGACCGGCCACATTATGCCAACTTACGGACGTTTAAGCATTTCCTTGGATAGAGGCGAAGGCGCTTGGCTTTGGGACCAACAAGGCAATTGTTATCTGGACGCCCTCTCCGGCATTGCAGTATGCAACCTGGGCCATGCCCATCCTTCCATACATAAAGCCATCTGTGAGCAAAGCGCGAAGTTGGTTCACACATCCAATTTATACCGTATCGATTTACAAGAACAACTCGCCGATCGGTTAACGGCTCTAAGCGGGATGGATAATGCCTTTTTCTGCAATTCGGGCGCCGAAGCCAATGAAGCGGCTATTAAAATAGCACGCCGATACGGTCATCAAAAAGACATAGAAAATCCCGCCATCATCGTCATGGAAAAAAGCTTTCACGGCAGAACCTTGGCGACGCTTAGCGCTACTGGGAACACCAAGATTCAGCAAGGTTTCGCGCCACTGGTTGAGGGCTTCATTCGAGTACCATATAACGACATTACCGCGATTAAAAACGCCTTGCAACAACATAGCAATGTAGTTGCCATTCTTATAGAACCGATTCAAGGCGAAGGCGGGGTTAATATCCCCGCACCGGATTATCTCAATAACATCCGCACACTATGCGACCGGCACGATTTATTGATGATGCTGGATGAAATCCAGACCGGCATTGGCCGTACCGGCAAGTTTTTAGCTTACCAGCATAACGACATTCTCCCCGATGTTTGCACACTCGCTAAGGCGCTCGCTAACGGCGTTCCAATCGGTGCCTGCTTAGCGAGAGGAAAAGCCGAGCAAATTTTGACGCCGGGCACTCACGGCTCGACTTTTGGCGGCAATCCTTTAGCTTGTAGCGCAGCTCTAGCCGTATTGAACGAATTAAATGACGGCCATTTGATCGAACAAGCCGAAATCAAAGGACGAATGATCGCGTCCAAGCTCGATGAACTCTTGGTTGGCAACAATAAGATCGTAGAAATTCGTCACAAAGGCTTAATGATCGGCGTCGAATTATCGGTGCCTTGCGGCGAGCTCGTCAGCAACGCCTTGTCAAAAGGATTGTTGATCAACGTGACTAATGAGAAAACCATAAGGTTATTACCGCCGCTGATCATCGACGCGCAACAAATCGAAAGACTGGTGGAAACACTAACCGCCGTCATCCAAGAATTCACGGAAAAACATCAAGCCAATGAACCCTAG
- a CDS encoding NADPH-dependent FMN reductase encodes MVKILAFSGSARKDSYNQKLVEIAAGGARRTGVEVTLINLADFEMPIFNEDLEKKEGMPAAARDFKSLLIAHDGFLIASPEYNSAFSPLLKNAIDWASRREGDELPLLAYRGKLAAIMSASPGALGGLRGLVFLRLLLSNIGVTVQSGQQAIGNAAKAFNDDGSLVDSVQQDAVIELGVNLARTLAKLKSPE; translated from the coding sequence ATGGTCAAAATTCTTGCCTTTTCAGGCAGTGCTAGAAAAGATTCCTATAATCAGAAGTTAGTTGAGATTGCTGCTGGCGGAGCTCGACGTACGGGTGTGGAAGTTACTTTGATTAATTTAGCTGATTTTGAGATGCCTATTTTCAATGAGGATCTCGAAAAAAAAGAGGGAATGCCGGCGGCGGCTCGCGATTTTAAGTCGCTTCTAATCGCACACGACGGTTTTTTAATCGCATCGCCTGAATATAACAGCGCATTTAGTCCATTATTAAAAAATGCAATAGATTGGGCGTCGCGCCGGGAGGGTGATGAGTTGCCTTTGCTGGCATATCGTGGAAAATTAGCGGCAATTATGTCCGCTTCGCCTGGGGCCTTGGGTGGTTTGAGAGGCTTGGTGTTTTTAAGGTTGTTGTTGTCCAATATCGGTGTAACCGTTCAATCCGGTCAACAAGCGATAGGCAATGCTGCAAAAGCATTTAACGATGACGGTTCGTTGGTCGATTCCGTCCAACAAGATGCCGTCATCGAACTAGGCGTTAATTTAGCTCGGACACTGGCAAAATTAAAGTCTCCGGAATAG
- a CDS encoding MlaA family lipoprotein: MNLKPMVIRLAMPVLLSSVVGCASAPAARIDESDPWEGFNRNMQVFNDNLDEYAMKPLAKGYQWITPSFVDRGVTNFFSNINDIGVTINDLFQFKLAQTGSDGARFLVNTVAGIGGLFDVATEIDLPKHNEDFDQTLAVWGVPSGPYLVLPLFGPSSVRGVFGLVGDAAMNPISYIDGGIVSGTYGAIGGGLFVLNAVDTRADNLSTARIATEAAVDRYEFFKNAYIQQREYLILDGNVPENDWDLDVDFNNFNNEYVEPDEI; encoded by the coding sequence ATGAATTTAAAACCAATGGTAATTCGTTTGGCGATGCCGGTATTGCTGAGTTCTGTGGTCGGATGCGCTTCGGCGCCCGCAGCTAGGATAGATGAAAGCGATCCGTGGGAAGGCTTTAACCGGAATATGCAAGTCTTTAACGATAATTTAGACGAGTATGCCATGAAGCCTCTTGCCAAAGGGTATCAATGGATTACTCCGTCTTTCGTTGATCGGGGTGTTACAAACTTTTTCAGTAATATCAACGATATCGGTGTTACCATTAACGATTTGTTTCAATTTAAACTGGCCCAGACGGGATCGGATGGCGCTCGTTTTCTTGTGAATACGGTGGCGGGTATCGGCGGTTTGTTTGATGTAGCGACAGAAATCGATTTGCCTAAACATAATGAGGATTTCGATCAAACTTTAGCGGTTTGGGGAGTGCCGTCAGGTCCATATTTGGTATTGCCGCTTTTTGGCCCGAGTTCTGTCAGAGGTGTATTCGGCCTTGTCGGCGATGCTGCTATGAATCCGATTAGTTATATCGATGGCGGTATCGTTTCCGGAACTTATGGTGCTATTGGGGGCGGTCTATTTGTATTGAATGCGGTCGATACTCGCGCCGACAATTTGAGCACAGCGAGAATTGCGACAGAAGCCGCTGTGGATCGATACGAATTCTTCAAAAATGCCTATATACAACAACGAGAATATTTGATTCTAGACGGGAATGTGCCCGAAAACGATTGGGATCTCGATGTTGATTTTAACAATTTCAATAACGAATATGTCGAACCGGATGAGATTTAA
- the rnt gene encoding ribonuclease T has product MEKTITPLGSRFRGYLPVIVDIETGGFNPKKNPLLEIAAVIVELNNHGNLEITERHACHVIPFQNSELDESALKFNKIDPYHPFRMAIQEKDALDKLFKPIKKAVKRNDCTRAILVGHNPAFDISFLNAAIQRTQIKRSPFHPFSTFDTATLGGLVYQQTVLAKIAAAAGLNWDSDQAHSALYDAEQTATLFCKIVNRWKKLESLESDTEMKFGSDIAES; this is encoded by the coding sequence ATGGAAAAAACCATAACTCCTCTAGGAAGTCGCTTCCGAGGCTACCTTCCTGTAATTGTCGACATTGAAACCGGGGGCTTCAACCCCAAAAAAAATCCGTTACTGGAAATTGCAGCGGTTATCGTGGAATTAAACAATCACGGTAACCTTGAAATCACCGAGCGTCACGCATGTCATGTCATTCCTTTTCAAAACTCCGAATTAGACGAATCCGCTCTAAAATTCAACAAAATAGATCCATACCATCCTTTCCGCATGGCTATTCAAGAAAAAGATGCGCTGGATAAACTATTCAAACCCATCAAAAAGGCCGTAAAAAGAAATGACTGCACCCGAGCGATACTGGTTGGCCACAATCCCGCTTTCGATATTAGTTTTTTAAATGCGGCAATCCAAAGAACGCAAATCAAACGTAGTCCATTTCATCCTTTCAGCACTTTCGATACCGCAACATTAGGCGGTCTAGTCTATCAGCAAACGGTACTGGCAAAAATTGCCGCCGCAGCTGGATTAAATTGGGATAGCGACCAAGCCCATTCAGCTTTATACGATGCCGAACAAACGGCTACACTGTTTTGCAAAATCGTCAACCGCTGGAAAAAACTGGAATCGTTAGAGTCTGACACCGAGATGAAATTCGGCTCGGACATAGCCGAAAGCTAG